A part of Pectinophora gossypiella chromosome Z, ilPecGoss1.1, whole genome shotgun sequence genomic DNA contains:
- the LOC126379973 gene encoding acyl-coenzyme A thioesterase 13-like, which translates to MTTKGAKVAELFTKVMATTKCFDQNLRKVKVISCDKGRMVTEFQVGQEHLNQRGTLHGGFIAHLVDAISTYALTANDTIETRGMSIDLSVSYLRMAKEGDFVEVEAVTKKLGKKIAFLEVELRNKASGQVIATGRHTKYTGV; encoded by the exons ATGACTACTAAAGGAGCTAAGGTAGCTGAACTCTTCACAAAAGTTATGGCAACCACAAAATGTTTCGATCAAAATCTTCGAAAG GTAAAAGTGATCAGTTGTGATAAAGGGAGGATGGTGACAGAGTTCCAAGTAGGCCAAGAACATCTGAACCAGCGAGGGACTCTCCATGGAGGCTTTATCGCACATCTCGTTGATGCCATATCCACATATGCGCTGACAGCCAATGACACCATAGAAACCAGAGGGATGTCTATTGATCTAAGTGTAAG TTACTTAAGAATGGCTAAAGAAGGGGACTTTGTTGAAGTGGAAGCAGTTACAAAGAAACTTGGCAAGAAGATTGCCTTCCTTGAAGTTGAATTAAGAAATAAAGCATCCGGGCAAGTGATAGCCACAGGTAGACATACTAAGTATACTGGAGTGTAG